A genomic window from Triticum urartu cultivar G1812 chromosome 7, Tu2.1, whole genome shotgun sequence includes:
- the LOC125520092 gene encoding uncharacterized protein LOC125520092 yields MCNLLLAKPDGRQAKAVATMERCNGVSASLVLGLLLATTVACHGARDIPATEPESYRPQNVFGFGGFYPGPSVNWVFPGPNGVTPQVGFGGMPGSSSFPGTGGSSGSSGVVGIHGAANP; encoded by the coding sequence ATGTGCAACTTGCTCTTGGCCAAACCAGATGGTCGGCAAGCAAAAGCAGTAGCAACAATGGAGAGATGTAACGGCGTCAGCGCGAGCCTTGTTCTTGGCCTCCTGCTCGCCACCACCGTTGCTTGCCATGGTGCGAGGGACATCCCAGCAACTGAGCCCGAGTCCTACCGTCCCCAGAACGTCTTTGGGTTCGGTGGTTTCTACCCTGGCCCGTCGGTCAACTGGGTGTTTCCGGGGCCAAACGGCGTCACACCACAGGTAGGCTTCGGCGGGATGCCGGGCTCTAGCTCCTTCCCTGGCACTggtggctcgtccggcagcaGTGGCGTGGTCGGCATTCATGGTGCTGCCAATCCCTGA